From Candidatus Dormiibacterota bacterium:
CGTTGGTCTGCCGCGCGTTGCCGAACCCGGCGAACTGGCGCATCGTCCACGGCCGCCCCCGGTAGCCGGTGGGGTGCAGCCCGCGGGTGAAGGGAAACTCGCCGGGCCAGCCGATCCGCTCGAACCCGGCATAGCGGTCGCCGGGTCGCGGGCCGTACACGGGATCGACCTCGCTGCCGCTCAGGGTGGTGAAGTCGGCATCACGAACCCGTCCGGCGGCGGCCGCGGCGTCGTACGCCGCCTGCCAGCGCCGCCGGCCGGCCTCGATGTCCTCGCTCCCGTCGGGCGCGGGAACCCCCTCCCCCTGCTGCTGCTGCCAGGCCATCTGTTGCCCCCTCGGTGTGGGTGGTCGACGAGGCGATAATACTAGGAAGTCCTACTATTGGGGGGGCCAGTAACGCCGGACCGGCGGGGCGACGCCGGTGGGGATGCGGCGCTGACGACCCGCAGCCGTCACACTGGGGCTGCGCGGCGCTCCGCGCTGAAGGGGGGATTCGCAGTGGACTTCCGGGTGCTGGGCCCGCTGGAAGTCTGGGATGGCGAGAGGCAGCTCAGCCTCGGCGGCGGGAGGCAGCGCGCCCTGCTCGCCATGCTCCTGCTCCACGCCAACCGGGTGGTCCCCGTCGACGCCCTGGCCGCGGCGCTCTGGGGGGAGGTCGCCCCGGGGCGGGCCGAGGCCGCGCTCCAGACCCATGTCGCCGCGCTGCGCCGGCTGCTCGAGCCGGAGCGCGACCGGCGGACGCCGGCGATGCTGGCCGCTCGTGACGACGGGTACCTCCTCCAGGTCGGCGTGGGCATGCTCGACCTCGACCACTTCGTGCGGCTGGCCGGCGAGGGCCGGCGCCTGCTCCAGGGCGACCCCGCGACGGCGGCGGAGAGGCTGCGGGCCGCCCTCTCCCTCTGGCGCGGCGACGCCCTCGGCGACGTCGCCCTCGAGGGTGAGGCCGGCGTCCTCGCCGCCCGCCTCGACGAGCGCCGCCTCGCCGCCGTCGAGGACCGCATCGCCGCCGAGCTCGAGTTGGGGCGGCACGCGGCCGTGGTGGCGGAGCTGGCGGCGCTGGTCGCCGCCCACCCCGGGCGCGAGCGCCTCCTCGGCGAGCTCATGCTCGCC
This genomic window contains:
- a CDS encoding AfsR/SARP family transcriptional regulator translates to MDFRVLGPLEVWDGERQLSLGGGRQRALLAMLLLHANRVVPVDALAAALWGEVAPGRAEAALQTHVAALRRLLEPERDRRTPAMLAARDDGYLLQVGVGMLDLDHFVRLAGEGRRLLQGDPATAAERLRAALSLWRGDALGDVALEGEAGVLAARLDERRLAAVEDRIAAELELGRHAAVVAELAALVAAHPGRERLLGELMLALHRCGCTAEALTAYRDARGVLDPGPELRSLERAIRARDPEAGAPARRAGAPAPAPAPAPAPAPAPESAPSRAARRRWRRRL